In Ovis aries strain OAR_USU_Benz2616 breed Rambouillet chromosome 13, ARS-UI_Ramb_v3.0, whole genome shotgun sequence, the following are encoded in one genomic region:
- the TNNC2 gene encoding troponin C, skeletal muscle isoform X1, with protein MVRTDQQAEARSYLSEEMIAEFKAAFDMFDADGGGDISVKELGTVMRMLGQTPTKEELDAIIEEVDEDGSGTIDFEEFLVMMVRQMKEDAKGKSEEELAECFRIFDRNADGYIDAEELAEIFRASGEHVTDEELESLMKDGDKNNDGRIDFDEFLKMMEGVQ; from the exons ATGGTAAGG ACCGACCAGCAGGCTGAGGCCCGGTCCTACCTCAGCGAGGAGATGATCGCTG AGTTCAAGGCCGCCTTCGACATGTTTGACGCGGACGGCGGCGGGGACATCAGCGTCAAGGAGCTGGGCACCGTGATGAGGATGCTGGGTCAGACACCCACCAAAGAGGAGCTGGACGCCATCATCGAAGAGGTGGATGAGGATG GCAGCGGCACCATCGACTTCGAGGAGTTCTTGGTCATGATGGTGCGCCAGATGAAAGAGGACGCCAAGGGCAAGAGCGAAGAGGAGCTGGCTGAGTGTTTCCGCATCTTCGACAG GAACGCGGACGGCTACATCGACGCCGAGGAGCTGGCGGAGATTTTCCGAGCCTCCGGGGAGCACGTGACAGACGAGGAGCTCGAATCCCTGATGAAGGACGGGGACAAGAACAACGACGGCCGCATTGACTTCGACG AGTTCCTGAAGATGATGGAGGGCGTGCAGTAA
- the TNNC2 gene encoding troponin C, skeletal muscle (The RefSeq protein has 1 substitution compared to this genomic sequence), with amino-acid sequence MTDQQAEARSYLSEEMIAEFKAAFDMFDADGGGDISVKELGTVMRMLGQTPTKEELDAIIEEVDEDGSGTIDFEEFLVMMVRQMKEDAKGKSEEELAECFRIFDRNADGYIDAEELAEIFRASGEHVTDEELESLMKDGDKNNDGRIDFDEFLKMMEGVQ; translated from the exons CAGACCGACCAGCAGGCTGAGGCCCGGTCCTACCTCAGCGAGGAGATGATCGCTG AGTTCAAGGCCGCCTTCGACATGTTTGACGCGGACGGCGGCGGGGACATCAGCGTCAAGGAGCTGGGCACCGTGATGAGGATGCTGGGTCAGACACCCACCAAAGAGGAGCTGGACGCCATCATCGAAGAGGTGGATGAGGATG GCAGCGGCACCATCGACTTCGAGGAGTTCTTGGTCATGATGGTGCGCCAGATGAAAGAGGACGCCAAGGGCAAGAGCGAAGAGGAGCTGGCTGAGTGTTTCCGCATCTTCGACAG GAACGCGGACGGCTACATCGACGCCGAGGAGCTGGCGGAGATTTTCCGAGCCTCCGGGGAGCACGTGACAGACGAGGAGCTCGAATCCCTGATGAAGGACGGGGACAAGAACAACGACGGCCGCATTGACTTCGACG AGTTCCTGAAGATGATGGAGGGCGTGCAGTAA
- the UBE2C gene encoding ubiquitin-conjugating enzyme E2 C isoform X1 codes for MASQNRDPAAASVAAARKGAEPSGGAARGPVGKRLQQELMTLMMSGDKGISAFPESDNLFKWVGTIHGAAGTVYEDLRYKLSLEFPSGYPYNAPTVKFLTPCYHPNVDTQGNICLDILKDKWSALYDVRTILLSIQSLLGEPNIDSPLNTHAAELWKNPTGGSFILRAPDHPSPTFRSSFKQQEDSSDLGMCPDGFRGPGRRGRW; via the exons ATGGCTTCCCAGAACCGCGACCCAGCCGCAGCCAGCGTCGCCGCCGCCCGTAAAGGAGCTGAGCCCAGTGGGGGTGCTGCCAGGGGCCCCGTAGGCAAGAG GCTGCAACAGGAGCTGATGACTCTCATG ATGTCTGGCGATAAAGGAATTTCTGCCTTCCCTGAATCGGACAACCTCTTCAAATGGGTGGGGACCATCCATGGAGCCGCTGGCACA GTATATGAAGACCTGAGGTATAAACTGTCCCTGGAGTTCCCCAGTGGCTACCCTTACAACGCACCCACGGTGAAGTTCCTCACACCCTGCTACCATCCCAATGTGGACACCCAGGGTAACATCTGTCTGGACATCCTGAAAGACAAGTGGTCCGCCCTGTATGACGTCAGGACCATCCTGCTCTCCATCCAGAGTCTGCTCGGAG AGCCCAACATCGATAGCCCTTTGAACACACATGCGGCTGAGCTCTGGAAAAACCCCACAGGTGGGTCCTTCATCCTGAGGGCACCAGACCATCCCTCCCCAACCTTCAGAAGCTCCTTCAAACAACAGGAGGATTCCAGTGACTTGGGAATGTGTCCTGATGGCTTTAGGGGgccggggaggagggggaggtggtaA
- the TNNC2 gene encoding troponin C, skeletal muscle isoform X2, with amino-acid sequence MTDQQAEARSYLSEEMIAEFKAAFDMFDADGGGDISVKELGTVMRMLGQTPTKEELDAIIEEVDEDGSGTIDFEEFLVMMVRQMKEDAKGKSEEELAECFRIFDRNADGYIDAEELAEIFRASGEHVTDEELESLMKDGDKNNDGRIDFDEFLKMMEGVQ; translated from the exons ATG ACCGACCAGCAGGCTGAGGCCCGGTCCTACCTCAGCGAGGAGATGATCGCTG AGTTCAAGGCCGCCTTCGACATGTTTGACGCGGACGGCGGCGGGGACATCAGCGTCAAGGAGCTGGGCACCGTGATGAGGATGCTGGGTCAGACACCCACCAAAGAGGAGCTGGACGCCATCATCGAAGAGGTGGATGAGGATG GCAGCGGCACCATCGACTTCGAGGAGTTCTTGGTCATGATGGTGCGCCAGATGAAAGAGGACGCCAAGGGCAAGAGCGAAGAGGAGCTGGCTGAGTGTTTCCGCATCTTCGACAG GAACGCGGACGGCTACATCGACGCCGAGGAGCTGGCGGAGATTTTCCGAGCCTCCGGGGAGCACGTGACAGACGAGGAGCTCGAATCCCTGATGAAGGACGGGGACAAGAACAACGACGGCCGCATTGACTTCGACG AGTTCCTGAAGATGATGGAGGGCGTGCAGTAA
- the UBE2C gene encoding ubiquitin-conjugating enzyme E2 C isoform X2, which translates to MASQNRDPAAASVAAARKGAEPSGGAARGPVGKRLQQELMTLMMSGDKGISAFPESDNLFKWVGTIHGAAGTVYEDLRYKLSLEFPSGYPYNAPTVKFLTPCYHPNVDTQGNICLDILKDKWSALYDVRTILLSIQSLLGEPNIDSPLNTHAAELWKNPTAFKKYLQETYSKQVSSQDP; encoded by the exons ATGGCTTCCCAGAACCGCGACCCAGCCGCAGCCAGCGTCGCCGCCGCCCGTAAAGGAGCTGAGCCCAGTGGGGGTGCTGCCAGGGGCCCCGTAGGCAAGAG GCTGCAACAGGAGCTGATGACTCTCATG ATGTCTGGCGATAAAGGAATTTCTGCCTTCCCTGAATCGGACAACCTCTTCAAATGGGTGGGGACCATCCATGGAGCCGCTGGCACA GTATATGAAGACCTGAGGTATAAACTGTCCCTGGAGTTCCCCAGTGGCTACCCTTACAACGCACCCACGGTGAAGTTCCTCACACCCTGCTACCATCCCAATGTGGACACCCAGGGTAACATCTGTCTGGACATCCTGAAAGACAAGTGGTCCGCCCTGTATGACGTCAGGACCATCCTGCTCTCCATCCAGAGTCTGCTCGGAG AGCCCAACATCGATAGCCCTTTGAACACACATGCGGCTGAGCTCTGGAAAAACCCCACAG CCTTTAAGAAGTACCTGCAAGAAACCTACTCAAAGCAGGTCTCCAGCCAAGACCCCTGA